ATCCCTCTTTCTATCCCTTCCTCGATACCTTCTTCTTTGGCTTCCTGATAGACACGGGTTTGCTCTAGGCTGATTCCTAACATGGCGTTGACCTCCTGTCGCGATAGGCTGGTAAACCGATAGGTCACGATCGAACTGACTAAGTCTATTATGC
This DNA window, taken from Alkalinema sp. FACHB-956, encodes the following:
- a CDS encoding Rpn family recombination-promoting nuclease/putative transposase — translated: IIDLVSSIVTYRFTSLSRQEVNAMLGISLEQTRVYQEAKEEGIEEGIERGIERGIEKGKMDVALNLLRRNFPVEEIAEITGLSIEQIQTLQAQSSTEPS